The Gemmatimonadaceae bacterium DNA segment TGACGCGCGACGGAGGTGCGACGTGGACGAATGTGACGGCGAACATCCCCGGGTTCCCGCGCGGGGCCTACGTCGGTGAGGTGGTGCCGTCCAAGGCGGCCGCCGGCCGTGCCTACGTGGTGGTGCCGAACTACCGGCAGAACGACTACGCCGCCTACGTGTGGGTGACCGAGGACTTCGGTGCCAGCTTCACTCGCGTGGACGCCGGGCTGCGCGGCGAGACGGTGCGCACCCTCACCGAGGATCCGCGCAACGCCGACGTGCTCTACGCCGGCACCGAGACGGGCCTCTTCGTCTCGCTCGACCGCGCCCGCAGCTGGCGCCGCTTCAAGTCGAACCTGCCGGACGTGCGCATCGACGAGATCACGATCCATCCGCGCGACAACGCGATGCTCGTCGCCACGCACGGGCGGGCGCTGTTCGTGCTTGATGACCTCGCGCCGGTGCAGGAGCTGGCCGCCGCGACGGCGTCCGCCCGCGCGGCGACGCTGTTCACGCCCGCGAACGCGCTGCAGTGGAAGCTGAAGGATGACCGCAACGAGGAGTTCTGGGGGCACCAGTGGTTCGCGGGAGAGAACCCGCCGGTGGAAGCGGTGCTGCACTTGCACGTGGCCAGGCCTCCAGCGGCGATGGAGCTTCGCGTGCGGAGTGCGCGCAACGAGCTCGTGCGCACGATTCCCGTGCCGGATGCGAAGCGCAGTGCCGGGTTGCAGGCGCTGTGCTGGGATATGCGCTACGCTCCGATTGCGACCGGTAGCGCGCCCGCCGGAGGTCCGGGTGGTGGTGGCGGCGGCTTCGGCGGGCAGGGCGCGCCGCGCCCGATTCCCGACGTGCGCGCCCCGATTCCCGAACCTGGCTACAAGCCGAAGAACATCTGCGGCGGTGGCGGCGGTGGCGGCTTCGGCTTCGGCGGGGGCGCGGCCAATGCCGGTCCGTACGTCTCGCCGGGCCGTTACGACATCGAACTGGTCGCCGACGGCGCCGTGATCGACCGCAAGTCACTGACGGTGCTCGCGGATCCCGCCGTGCGATTCACGGCCCAGGAGCGCGCGGGCTACGACCGCCTCACGCGTGAGTTGCACGAGGAGCACCAGCGCGCGGCCACGGTCGTGTCGCGGCTCACGACGCTGCGCAGTCAACTGACCACGGCGACGCAGCGGGCGGACTCGCTTCAGCTCAGTCCGGATGAACGCGCGCGCATCGAGGCGCTGTCCACGCGGCTCGAGGCGATCCGACCGACCTTCGGTCTCAGCATCACGCCGCCGCAGGGCGGCGGGGGTGGGGGCGGAGGCGGCTTCGGCGGCGGTGCCGCGCAGACTGGCAACGTCTACGCGCGCTTCACCGGACTCAAGGCCGGCGTCATCGGACTGTGGGAGACGCCGAGTGCCGGCGTGCAGCGGCAGCTCCGTGATGTGCGTGCGGCGCTGGCGCCGGCGCTTCGTCAGGCCGACGCGCTGCTGGCCGATGCGACGCGGCTCGGCCAGGCGCTGCAGGCGAAGGGGGTGACGCTCGCGCCGTGAGGCGCGGGCGTCACTGCTCCGCTTTCCTGATCCAGAAGTTACGGAGCTGGTCGCCGCCGGAGAGGGCGAGTTGTACCGAAAGGGGATCGTAGCCGTCCCGCGAGACGATGAACAGCGCGGCCCACGCCTGGATGCCGTCGAGGTTGTAGTTCCCGTCGGCATCCGTGGTGGCGGAGACGGAGGCGGACTGGACCGTGACGGTCGCGCCGGCAACCGGCTGGTTGGTTGCCAAATCGAACACGCGTCCGCGCACCAACGTCGTCGGGTAGTTGGACGGCGGCTCTGGCCAGTCCACCCGGTTGGGTTCGCCGTAGATGGCATTGCAGCCGCTAAGCGCCAGGATCGAGAGGATGAGCAGGCGGCGAATCGGCATCGGGCGGGACGGCGAGTGAAGAGTTCGCGGGCGGGTACTGCACCCGTCTAACTTTGTTCGATCCCGCCCCCTGACACAAGCACCTGGGCGACCATTCGCCGCCACTTCCAAATTCCGCCGTGAAGACCACCGCCCGCTTCGACTCGCTGCCCGTCTACCTGCTCGCCACCATCCCGCAGAAGAAGCGGGACCTCCTCGCGCGCGGCGTGGACGTGATCGACCTCGGTGCCGGGGATGCCGACCTGCCGGCTCCGCTCGCCGCCGTCGAGGCCCTGGTGCAGGCGGTGCGGGATCCGGCGATGAGCCGCTACGGCTTCGGGCTCGGCCTGCCGCGCTATCGCGAGGCTGTCAGCGCGTGGATGCAGCGGCGTTTCGGCCAGCGCTTCGATCCCCTCAAGGAAATCGTACCGCTGATCGGCTCCAAGGAAGGCATCGCGCACTTCTGCCTCGCGACGCTGCAAAAGGGTGATGTCGCCATCATCCCGGACCCGGGCTACCTCGCGTACCTGGGCGGCACGCTATTGAGCGAAGCCGAGCCGTATCTCTATCCAATCACACCGCGCACGAACTTTCTTGTCGAGTTGGACGACATCCCGGCCGACGTCCTGTCGCGGGCCAAGGTGCTGTTCCTGAACTACCCGAACAACCCGACCGCCGCCATCGCGCCGATGGAGTACCTCGAGCGCGTGGTGCGTCGCTGCAAGGAGTTGGGCATCGTCCTGCTCTTCGACAACGCGTACTCGGAGATGACCTTCGACGGCTACGTCGCGCCGAGCATCTTCGACGTGCCGGGGGCACGAGACGTGGCCATCGAGTTCCACTCGATGTCGAAGACCTACAATATGACCGGCTGGCGCTGCGGCTGGGCCTGCGGCAATGCGGAGCTGATCGGCGTACTGGCCAAGACGAAGAGCTTCCTCGACACCGGCCAGTTTATGGCGGTGCAGGCGGCGGCGGTGGCGGCGTTGGAGGCACACGCCGATTGGGTGCCGGGTAACATCGCCGTGTTCAAGGAGCGGCGCGACGCGGCCGTGGCTGCGTTTCGCGCCAATGGCTTCGAGGTCGAGGCACC contains these protein-coding regions:
- a CDS encoding carboxypeptidase regulatory-like domain-containing protein; its protein translation is MPIRRLLILSILALSGCNAIYGEPNRVDWPEPPSNYPTTLVRGRVFDLATNQPVAGATVTVQSASVSATTDADGNYNLDGIQAWAALFIVSRDGYDPLSVQLALSGGDQLRNFWIRKAEQ
- a CDS encoding aminotransferase class I/II-fold pyridoxal phosphate-dependent enzyme, with product MKTTARFDSLPVYLLATIPQKKRDLLARGVDVIDLGAGDADLPAPLAAVEALVQAVRDPAMSRYGFGLGLPRYREAVSAWMQRRFGQRFDPLKEIVPLIGSKEGIAHFCLATLQKGDVAIIPDPGYLAYLGGTLLSEAEPYLYPITPRTNFLVELDDIPADVLSRAKVLFLNYPNNPTAAIAPMEYLERVVRRCKELGIVLLFDNAYSEMTFDGYVAPSIFDVPGARDVAIEFHSMSKTYNMTGWRCGWACGNAELIGVLAKTKSFLDTGQFMAVQAAAVAALEAHADWVPGNIAVFKERRDAAVAAFRANGFEVEAPKASMYLWVPLPTDVPSLAFHERLMEEEGVIVLAGSSLGAGGEGFFRISFITGPARIAEAAARAGRVLARMRG